In Lachnospiraceae bacterium, one DNA window encodes the following:
- a CDS encoding DUF5050 domain-containing protein, producing the protein MRRRKKESGLKTALLMIAAIIFMIMAISVVVIVFGKIHSDYEKLDMTKASEQKTLEIPAVETEKETDQTGWEETEDGWKYKTNEKTYASDQWLEIKGFLYHFDDKGIMATGQWKGGGQIFTCHDVKGYLKNIEPDPDYVPEDTGENLDSFVRTNAFWCYLDSEGTGLFKTILYKKTVDNKVKPLGNEKNPEKATKNSLRAYGDYVYYLPKVAENRKSSLSEEEKGLCDVLVRMIPGQNTKEIIAENVDGYLVLDETIYYAQDGKIYTATSGTGIELSESGYQVKIDGNACYLVNSFGKAVNGKESTGIAIEDRVYKIDENGKISYVKKNPAAADGNSYELQGNGAQMQIVKKTSSGSRAIIKADYGVQSYCIVDNSIFFSAYVEKDASGKWYSRIFKTDLNGKEKKAVSGIFPGAVFNLYYFESQGEIYGEYHPKIWENAYGIVINVKQDGTIYAVKDSSERTGKTVTGNDMIEILALQDGELIGFWHDCSWSRNGGITQVLWSQPVSLDISLKIKIETVDEIRQEETTVEETTTAAEKIIPISPAQNSGTVSETGKVQPSQSYKEAVTGTDAPGNQVEETAVAPVPTVPATSPASETTAEEIKIVPLS; encoded by the coding sequence ATGAGAAGAAGGAAAAAAGAATCTGGATTAAAAACAGCGTTGCTTATGATCGCAGCAATTATTTTTATGATCATGGCAATTAGTGTTGTAGTGATCGTTTTTGGAAAAATCCATTCAGATTATGAAAAGCTGGATATGACGAAAGCCAGCGAACAGAAAACACTGGAAATACCAGCAGTTGAGACTGAAAAAGAGACAGATCAGACTGGTTGGGAAGAAACAGAGGATGGATGGAAGTACAAGACCAATGAAAAAACATATGCATCAGATCAGTGGCTGGAAATAAAAGGTTTTCTGTATCATTTTGATGATAAGGGGATCATGGCAACAGGACAATGGAAAGGTGGTGGCCAGATTTTTACCTGTCATGATGTAAAAGGATACTTGAAAAATATTGAGCCGGATCCAGATTATGTGCCTGAAGATACCGGAGAAAATTTGGACAGTTTTGTGAGGACCAATGCATTCTGGTGCTACTTAGACAGCGAAGGTACCGGGCTTTTTAAGACGATCCTCTATAAGAAAACAGTAGATAATAAGGTAAAACCTCTGGGAAATGAAAAGAACCCTGAGAAAGCAACAAAAAATTCTTTAAGAGCCTATGGTGATTATGTATACTATCTTCCTAAAGTGGCTGAAAATAGAAAATCATCTCTTTCTGAGGAAGAAAAAGGCCTGTGTGATGTTCTGGTACGAATGATCCCGGGACAGAACACAAAGGAGATCATAGCCGAGAATGTAGATGGCTATCTGGTATTAGATGAGACTATTTACTATGCCCAGGATGGAAAAATCTATACAGCCACTTCCGGCACAGGGATAGAGCTTTCTGAGAGCGGTTATCAGGTAAAAATTGATGGTAATGCATGTTATCTTGTAAATTCATTTGGAAAAGCGGTTAATGGAAAAGAAAGTACGGGCATTGCCATAGAAGACCGTGTATACAAGATAGATGAAAATGGAAAAATCAGCTATGTAAAGAAAAATCCGGCTGCTGCAGATGGAAATTCTTATGAACTTCAGGGAAACGGAGCACAGATGCAGATTGTAAAGAAAACTTCTTCTGGAAGCAGAGCCATTATAAAGGCTGATTATGGTGTACAAAGTTACTGCATTGTGGATAATTCTATTTTTTTCAGTGCTTATGTGGAAAAAGATGCTTCCGGAAAATGGTATAGCCGTATTTTTAAAACAGATCTGAATGGAAAAGAGAAAAAGGCAGTCAGTGGTATTTTTCCAGGAGCTGTTTTTAATCTGTATTATTTTGAAAGTCAGGGAGAGATATACGGGGAATATCACCCAAAAATCTGGGAAAATGCTTATGGTATAGTCATTAATGTAAAACAGGACGGGACTATTTACGCAGTAAAAGACAGTTCTGAAAGAACGGGAAAGACGGTGACGGGAAATGATATGATCGAAATACTGGCGCTTCAGGATGGAGAGCTGATCGGTTTTTGGCATGACTGCAGTTGGAGCAGAAACGGCGGTATTACCCAAGTTCTCTGGAGCCAGCCGGTTTCATTGGATATTTCTTTAAAGATAAAAATAGAAACAGTAGATGAAATAAGACAGGAAGAAACTACTGTGGAAGAGACAACAACGGCTGCAGAGAAGATCATTCCTATATCACCGGCACAAAATTCAGGTACTGTATCAGAAACAGGAAAGGTGCAGCCGTCCCAAAGCTATAAAGAGGCGGTGACCGGGACAGATGCACCTGGAAACCAAGTGGAAGAAACTGCGGTAGCTCCGGTGCCAACTGTACCGGCAACTTCACCAGCCAGTGAGACTACGGCAGAAGAAATCAAGATAGTACCGTTATCATAA